The Chionomys nivalis chromosome 20, mChiNiv1.1, whole genome shotgun sequence genome includes a region encoding these proteins:
- the Ank1 gene encoding ankyrin-1 isoform X12, translating into MWTFITQLLVTLVLLGFFLVSCQNVMHIVKGSLCFVLKHIHQELDKELGESEGLSDDEETISTRVVRRRVFLKGDELQNIPGEQVTEEQFTDEQGNIVTKKVIRKVVRQVDSSGAIDTQQHEEVELRGSGLQPDLLEGRKGAQIVKRASLKRGKQ; encoded by the exons atgtGGACCTTCAtcacccagctcctggtcactCTGGTATTGCTGGGCTTCTTCCTTGTCAGCTGTCAGAATGTGATGCACATTGTCAAGGGCTCCCTGTGCTTTGTGCTGAAGCACATTCACCAGGAGCTGGACAAAGAGCTGGGGGAGAGCGAGGGCCTGAGCGACGACGAGGAGACCATCTCCACCAGAGTGGTCCGCCGACGGGTCTTCCTGAAG GGGGATGAGCTCCAGAATATTCCAGGAGAGCAGGTGACGGAGGAACAATTCACAGATGAACAGGGCAACATTGTCACCAAGAAG GTCATTCGCAAAGTCGTTCGGCAGGTAGACTCCTCCGGTGCCATCGACACCCAGCAGCACGAGGAG GTGGAGCTAAGAGGGAGTGGACTACAGCCGGACCTGCTAGAGGGCAGGAAGGGGGCTCAGATAGTGAAGCGGGCCAGCCTGAAAAGGGGCAAACAGTGA